In a single window of the Papaver somniferum cultivar HN1 chromosome 8, ASM357369v1, whole genome shotgun sequence genome:
- the LOC113306981 gene encoding magnesium transporter MRS2-1-like isoform X1, whose protein sequence is MADLKERLLPPRPISSINLREATSRPISSINLREATSRPSASGRPLFQGIDFLGLKKRGQGLRSWIRVDSSGNSQIMEVDKFTMMRRCDLPARDLRLLDPLFVYPSTILGREKAIVVNLEQIRCIITADEVLLLNSLDSYVLQYVVELQRRLTSPGVGEVWQNEGPDLGRRRSGSRSFENMFATSSPDYLPFEFRALEVALEAACTYLDAQAAELEIEAYPLLDELTSKISTLNLERVRRLKSRLVALTRRVQKVRDEIEQLMDDDGDMAEMYLTEKKRRMEASFYGDQSVMGYSSTGGGLSVSAPVSPVSSPPDNRKLEKSLSIARSRHESMKSSESTSDNIEELEMLLEAYFVVIDSTLNKLTSLKEYIDDTEDFINIQLDNVRNQLIQFELLLTTATFVVAIFGVVAGVFGMNFTVPLFDQPDAFKWVLVITGICGLIIFGSFLWFFKYKRLMPL, encoded by the exons ATGGCGGACTTGAAAGAACGACTTCTACCACCAAGACCCATATCTTCAATTAACCTAAGAGAAGCTACTTCTCGTCCCATATCCTCAATTAACCTAAGAGAAGCAACTTCTCGCCCTTCAGCATCAGGACGACCTCTTTTCCAAGGTATAGATTTCTTAGGGTTAAAAAAACGTGGTCAAGGACTTCGATCATGGATTCGTGTTGATTCATCTGGGAATTCTCAAATCATGGAAGTTGATAAATTTACTATGATGCGTCGTTGTGATCTTCCAGCTAGGGATCTTCGTCTTCTTGATCCTCTTTTTGTTTATCCATCTACAATTCTTGGAAGAGAGAAGGCTATTGTTGTAAACTTAGAACAAATTCGATGTATTATTACTGCTGATGAAGTTTTATTATTGAATTCACTAGATAGTTATGTGTTGCAATATGTAGTTGAGTTACAGAGAAGATTAACTTCACCTGGAGTTGGAGAAGTTTGGCAAAATGAGGGTCCTGATTTAGGAAGGAGAAGAAGTGGAAGTAGAAGTTTTGAAAATATGTTTGCGACTTCTTCTCCTGATTATTTACCTTTTGAATTTAGGGCTCTTGAAGTTGCTCTTGAGGCTGCTTGTACATATCTTGATGCCCAG GCAGCCGAGTTAGAAATTGAAGCATATCCGTTGCTTGATGAGCTGACATCAAAGATCAGTACCTTAAACCTGGAACGAGTGCGTAGGTTGAAAAGCAGACTTGTCGCATTGACTCGCAGAGTTCAGAAG GTTAGAGATGAGATAGAGCAGTTAATGGATGATGATGGAGATATGGCCGAAATGTATCTCACTGAGAAAAAAAGACGGATGGAGGCATCTTTTTATGGTGACCAGTCTGTAATGGGGTACAGTTCTACTGGTGGTGGACTATCAGTTTCTGCTCCAGTTTCTCCTGTTTCTTCACCTCCTGATAACCGGAAGCTTGAGAAGAGCTTGAGTATCGCCAGGAGCAGGCATGAAAGCATGAAGAGTTCGGAAAGCACTTCCGATAACATAGAAGAGCTGGAGATGTTGTTGGAAGCATATTTTGTTGTCATTGATAGTACCCTCAACAAGTTAACATCG CTAAAGGAGTACATTGATGACACAGAAGACTTCATCAACATTCAATTG GATAATGTTCGAAATCAGTTGATCCAATTTGAGCTGCTGCTTACAACTGCAACATTCGTTGTTGCAATATTTGGAGTGGTTGCAGGGGTCTTTGGAATGAACTTCACTGTACCATTATTCGATCAACCAGATGCATTTAAGTGGGTCCTTGTCATCACAGGCATATGCGGGCTTATAATATTTGgttcatttttatggtttttcaAGTATAAAAGACTCATGCCCTTGTAG
- the LOC113306981 gene encoding magnesium transporter MRS2-1-like isoform X3 codes for MADLKERLLPPRPISSINLREATSRPISSINLREATSRPSASGRPLFQGIDFLGLKKRGQGLRSWIRVDSSGNSQIMEVDKFTMMRRCDLPARDLRLLDPLFVYPSTILGREKAIVVNLEQIRCIITADEVLLLNSLDSYVLQYVVELQRRLTSPGVGEVWQNEGPDYLPFEFRALEVALEAACTYLDAQAAELEIEAYPLLDELTSKISTLNLERVRRLKSRLVALTRRVQKVRDEIEQLMDDDGDMAEMYLTEKKRRMEASFYGDQSVMGYSSTGGGLSVSAPVSPVSSPPDNRKLEKSLSIARSRHESMKSSESTSDNIEELEMLLEAYFVVIDSTLNKLTSLKEYIDDTEDFINIQLDNVRNQLIQFELLLTTATFVVAIFGVVAGVFGMNFTVPLFDQPDAFKWVLVITGICGLIIFGSFLWFFKYKRLMPL; via the exons ATGGCGGACTTGAAAGAACGACTTCTACCACCAAGACCCATATCTTCAATTAACCTAAGAGAAGCTACTTCTCGTCCCATATCCTCAATTAACCTAAGAGAAGCAACTTCTCGCCCTTCAGCATCAGGACGACCTCTTTTCCAAGGTATAGATTTCTTAGGGTTAAAAAAACGTGGTCAAGGACTTCGATCATGGATTCGTGTTGATTCATCTGGGAATTCTCAAATCATGGAAGTTGATAAATTTACTATGATGCGTCGTTGTGATCTTCCAGCTAGGGATCTTCGTCTTCTTGATCCTCTTTTTGTTTATCCATCTACAATTCTTGGAAGAGAGAAGGCTATTGTTGTAAACTTAGAACAAATTCGATGTATTATTACTGCTGATGAAGTTTTATTATTGAATTCACTAGATAGTTATGTGTTGCAATATGTAGTTGAGTTACAGAGAAGATTAACTTCACCTGGAGTTGGAGAAGTTTGGCAAAATGAGGG TCCTGATTATTTACCTTTTGAATTTAGGGCTCTTGAAGTTGCTCTTGAGGCTGCTTGTACATATCTTGATGCCCAG GCAGCCGAGTTAGAAATTGAAGCATATCCGTTGCTTGATGAGCTGACATCAAAGATCAGTACCTTAAACCTGGAACGAGTGCGTAGGTTGAAAAGCAGACTTGTCGCATTGACTCGCAGAGTTCAGAAG GTTAGAGATGAGATAGAGCAGTTAATGGATGATGATGGAGATATGGCCGAAATGTATCTCACTGAGAAAAAAAGACGGATGGAGGCATCTTTTTATGGTGACCAGTCTGTAATGGGGTACAGTTCTACTGGTGGTGGACTATCAGTTTCTGCTCCAGTTTCTCCTGTTTCTTCACCTCCTGATAACCGGAAGCTTGAGAAGAGCTTGAGTATCGCCAGGAGCAGGCATGAAAGCATGAAGAGTTCGGAAAGCACTTCCGATAACATAGAAGAGCTGGAGATGTTGTTGGAAGCATATTTTGTTGTCATTGATAGTACCCTCAACAAGTTAACATCG CTAAAGGAGTACATTGATGACACAGAAGACTTCATCAACATTCAATTG GATAATGTTCGAAATCAGTTGATCCAATTTGAGCTGCTGCTTACAACTGCAACATTCGTTGTTGCAATATTTGGAGTGGTTGCAGGGGTCTTTGGAATGAACTTCACTGTACCATTATTCGATCAACCAGATGCATTTAAGTGGGTCCTTGTCATCACAGGCATATGCGGGCTTATAATATTTGgttcatttttatggtttttcaAGTATAAAAGACTCATGCCCTTGTAG
- the LOC113306981 gene encoding magnesium transporter MRS2-1-like isoform X2: MADLKERLLPPRPISSINLREATSRPISSINLREATSRPSASGRPLFQGIDFLGLKKRGQGLRSWIRVDSSGNSQIMEVDKFTMMRRCDLPARDLRLLDPLFVYPSTILGREKAIVVNLEQIRCIITADEVLLLNSLDSYVLQYVVELQRRLTSPGVGEVWQNEGPDLGRRRSGSRSFENMFATSSPDYLPFEFRALEVALEAACTYLDAQAAELEIEAYPLLDELTSKISTLNLERVRRLKSRLVALTRRVQKVRDEIEQLMDDDGDMAEMYLTEKKRRMEASFYGDQSVMGYSSTGGGLSVSAPVSPVSSPPDNRKLEKSLSIARSRHESMKSSESTSDNIEELEMLLEAYFVVIDSTLNKLTSEYIDDTEDFINIQLDNVRNQLIQFELLLTTATFVVAIFGVVAGVFGMNFTVPLFDQPDAFKWVLVITGICGLIIFGSFLWFFKYKRLMPL, from the exons ATGGCGGACTTGAAAGAACGACTTCTACCACCAAGACCCATATCTTCAATTAACCTAAGAGAAGCTACTTCTCGTCCCATATCCTCAATTAACCTAAGAGAAGCAACTTCTCGCCCTTCAGCATCAGGACGACCTCTTTTCCAAGGTATAGATTTCTTAGGGTTAAAAAAACGTGGTCAAGGACTTCGATCATGGATTCGTGTTGATTCATCTGGGAATTCTCAAATCATGGAAGTTGATAAATTTACTATGATGCGTCGTTGTGATCTTCCAGCTAGGGATCTTCGTCTTCTTGATCCTCTTTTTGTTTATCCATCTACAATTCTTGGAAGAGAGAAGGCTATTGTTGTAAACTTAGAACAAATTCGATGTATTATTACTGCTGATGAAGTTTTATTATTGAATTCACTAGATAGTTATGTGTTGCAATATGTAGTTGAGTTACAGAGAAGATTAACTTCACCTGGAGTTGGAGAAGTTTGGCAAAATGAGGGTCCTGATTTAGGAAGGAGAAGAAGTGGAAGTAGAAGTTTTGAAAATATGTTTGCGACTTCTTCTCCTGATTATTTACCTTTTGAATTTAGGGCTCTTGAAGTTGCTCTTGAGGCTGCTTGTACATATCTTGATGCCCAG GCAGCCGAGTTAGAAATTGAAGCATATCCGTTGCTTGATGAGCTGACATCAAAGATCAGTACCTTAAACCTGGAACGAGTGCGTAGGTTGAAAAGCAGACTTGTCGCATTGACTCGCAGAGTTCAGAAG GTTAGAGATGAGATAGAGCAGTTAATGGATGATGATGGAGATATGGCCGAAATGTATCTCACTGAGAAAAAAAGACGGATGGAGGCATCTTTTTATGGTGACCAGTCTGTAATGGGGTACAGTTCTACTGGTGGTGGACTATCAGTTTCTGCTCCAGTTTCTCCTGTTTCTTCACCTCCTGATAACCGGAAGCTTGAGAAGAGCTTGAGTATCGCCAGGAGCAGGCATGAAAGCATGAAGAGTTCGGAAAGCACTTCCGATAACATAGAAGAGCTGGAGATGTTGTTGGAAGCATATTTTGTTGTCATTGATAGTACCCTCAACAAGTTAACATCG GAGTACATTGATGACACAGAAGACTTCATCAACATTCAATTG GATAATGTTCGAAATCAGTTGATCCAATTTGAGCTGCTGCTTACAACTGCAACATTCGTTGTTGCAATATTTGGAGTGGTTGCAGGGGTCTTTGGAATGAACTTCACTGTACCATTATTCGATCAACCAGATGCATTTAAGTGGGTCCTTGTCATCACAGGCATATGCGGGCTTATAATATTTGgttcatttttatggtttttcaAGTATAAAAGACTCATGCCCTTGTAG
- the LOC113305542 gene encoding uncharacterized protein LOC113305542 codes for MEDRRRRKDRIRRRIQAAEERHRFVDGVPSDSDANSYEEETVWVVRNYEIKPDRRTRELQRIAKQVEAEYEAEDDSDSDDPSIHPDFINGRDSDSDKELEEDSAKDDDDESDNSDKSDDSDESDN; via the coding sequence atggaggatCGTCGACGTagaaaggatcgaatccggcgcagGATACAGGCGGCTGAAGAGAGGCATCGATTTGTTGATGGTGTACCCTCCGACTCTGACGCTAATTCTTATGAAGAGGAAACTGTGTGGGTGGTACGAAATTACGAGATTAAGCCAGACCGGCGTACCAGAGAACTTCAAAGGATTGCGAAGCAAGTTGAAGCTGAGTACGAAGCAGAGGATGACTCGGACTCAGATGATCCTAGTATCCACCCAGACTTCATCAATGGCCGTGATAGTGATTCTGATAAAGAACTCGAAGAGGATTCTGCAaaggacgatgatgatgaatctgataattCTGACAAGTCTGATGACTCTGACGAATCTGACAATTAA